Part of the Sphingobacterium sp. LZ7M1 genome, GAGGAATATGGATCACGATCCTGGTCTATCCTCTCATCCATTGAATCCTGGTTCATTCCATGATCTTGGTCTATCCTCTAATCCCTTCCATCCTGGTTCAACTCAGAAATCACAACTCCCCTTAGCCCTTATGCTCAAAAAGATTGACTAAATTCTTGATCTCTGTGGCATTTTCTGGTTTTAGTTTGCCTGCCAATAACAACCTTAATTCCCTACGTTGCATGGCCTCGTCATATAAAGTCTTTTCCTTATCAGACTCTGGGATCAACTTAGGGATAGCTTTCGGACGGTCAGACTCGTCGATGGATACAAAGGTATAATATGCCTCATTGGACTTAACTTTAGTGCCCTGAGGGAGGTTTTGCGCAAAGATTTCCATTCTAACTTCAACGGAAGTGTTGAAAGCGCGGGTTACTTGTGCCTCGATGGTCACCACTTCACCTAATTTGATGGAACGTTTGAAAGACACATTGTCTACCGAAACGGTTACCACTTGGTTATTGCAATGTTTCTGCGCCGCCATTGCCGAACAGATATCCATCCAATAAAGAAGTCTTCCCCCCATGAGGTTTCCGAAAGTATTGGTGTCATTGGGAAGTACCAATTCGTTCATTTCGGTATAGGATTCCCTTGCGTATTTATCTTGCATAGTTATTTTCTAAAGAATGTATATTGTTGATCGATATAAGTGAGCGACTCGCGGAAGGGCGTTGGTTTAAAACCCAGTTCGCGTATCGCTTTATCTAAAATAAACCCAGTTTTTCGCGGTCTGTTTTCGGCTTGTCCAATTTCAGCGGCTTGGATAGGACTGATCAAGGATTTGTCGAAACTCCAATAATCGGCTAATTCCTCAACTGCTTCCAGGACACTGAACATTTTGTCGCTTGAAATGTGGTAGATGCCCTCTGCATTCCTTTCAATGCAGCGCAAACAGGCATTCGCAAGATCATCTACCCAGGTTGGCATACGCCATTGGTCGCTGACCACCTTGATTGCTTCTTGGGCTTCCAGTTTTGATTTTGCCCATAGGACCAGATTTGATCGGTTCCGATCAGCAATAATCCCATAAACTAGAATGGTCCTCAAAATTGCCGCACGGCAACCTGAATGGAGTACTGCTTGTTCCGCATCCAGTTTACTCTGTCCATATGCATTGCATGGATTGGTTTCGGCAAGCTCATCATATGGACCATTTTTCCCGTCGAAAACAAAATCTGTAGACAGGAAGGTAAGGTGGATGTCCTTCGCTTTACATTGCTCTGAAAGCAATTTGACTACCTCGACATTGAGCTTGTTGCAGGTCTCAGGGTCTTGCTCGCAAGCTTCAACACTGGTCATGGCTGCGGTATGGACAATATGCGTAGGGTTAAATGAGCCTAAAAGTTGGATAAGGCCTTCTGAATCCAACAGGTCCAATTGTACAAATTGATAGCCCTGATTATTGGGATTCCTGTTTTCCGAATGAGAAGTACAGCATAGGCTATAGTCCGTCTCTTTCAAGATAAAATCTGTTAATTTCTGTCCCAGAAAACCATTCGATCCCGTGATCAAGACCCTGATATTTGAACTTAGTTGGTCCATTGAAAGTCCATCTTAGGTTGTTTCATGGAATTGTCCAGTACATCAATTTCCAATTTAAGGATTGCTTCCATTGCTTTGTAGTCTATCCTTTCTTCATCATCGGTAGGTTTGTGGTAATCATCATGTCCACCTGTATGGAAGAAAAGGACTGGAATATTCTTTCTGTAAAATGATGTTTGGTCTGAACCACCATTTCCATCACGGCTCTTATTGAATTTGATGGTACTGCTTATACCTTCAAAGATCTTTGGGAATGCTGAACTCGTCCCATAACCAATGACTGCCAATCCATTATCTGGATTATACCGGCCGATCATATCCATGTTCAACATCCATTGGATGGATGCTAAAGGAATGGTTGGATTTTCGGTAAAATATTTTGAGCCTATCAATCCCAATTCTTCCGCGCCAAAGCCGATAAATAAGAAATTAAAAGGTTCTTTAATGTCATTTGTTGCATAATGTCTTGCCAACTCCAACAATCCAGCTACGCCGGAAGCATTGTCGTCCGCTCCATTATGGATTTTTCCTACACCAAGTGAATCTTTAGAACCTCCGATCTCACCTTTACCTAAGTGATCATAATGCGCACCTATAACAATGGTATAGGGCGCGGCATTATCTAGGAAACCTATGATATTGTCCGATCTTCTTTCGGCATTTTCTATCTTAACCTTGGTCACCTTTGCAGGGAAGTTTTGTCGATAGCCGTTTTCCCCTTTAGGTTCCAACTTATATTTTTTAAAGTATTTCTCAACGTAGTCTGCGGCTTTTGAAGAACCTTTCATGCCCGTTTCTCGCCCAAGCATTTTGTCTGCGGAAAGATATTTGATATGTTTCTTCAGATTCTTAGGGTTGACTTGTGCGATTGCCAAGTGTGCTGAACCTAAAATTGCCAGACAAAGGGCAATAGAAAATAGTACTCGGAGATTTTTCATGTCCAAATATACGGAATAAGCGAAAAGTGTTGTAATTAGCTTTGTTAAATCGGAAAGTTTAATCCTCTACGATTTCACTGTTGGCATGTGATTTTTCATCATGTTCTTCCTTGAAATAACGCTTTTGGAAGATCAGGATCAAGAAAACTCCCACGGATATCGCCGAGTCGGCAATATTGAAAACTGGTCGGAAGAACAAGAAGTCCTCTCCGCCCCAGATTGGGAACCAAGTAGGGAAGGTGCCACTGATGAGTGGAAAATAAAGCATGTCTACGACCTTACCATGTAAGAAAGAGGCATACCCACCTCCATCCGGAAACAGGACTGCTTTGGAGAATGGAGTACTCTCACTAAAGATCAATCCATAAAAGGCACTGTCAATGATATTGCCTAACGCACCAGCAAATATCAAGGCTACATTCAGGATAAAGCCACGGTTATACTTGTTCTTCACCATATAGTGAAGTCCATAACCAATGCCCATTACAGCAATGATACGGAACACACTCAGGAAAAGCTTGCCATATTCGCCACCGAATTCCATTCCATAGGCCATGCCTGGATTTTCAATGAAGTGAATCAAGAACTTATCACCTAAAACTTTGAAATCCTGACCGATGGTCATGTTTAACTTGACCCAAAACTTCGAGATTTGGTCAACCAATAAAATGATAATAATCAGTAGAACGGGCTTGGAGTATCCTTTCATAGCATATAAAAATGGTCTTTGCTGTTGATAACAAAGACCATTTATTTAATCTTTTGCTTAATATTGTTTGTTTTTTGCCTCAATACTCAAGGTGGTATGAGGTACAGCTTTCAATCTTTCTTTTTGAATCAACTTACCAGTCTCTCTGCAGATTCCGTAAGTCTTGTTCTCAATGCGCACTAAGGCTGCTTCAAGATTGTCGATAAATTTCTTTTGACGAGCTGCTAATTGGTTGATTTGTTCCTTCTCCAATGTTGCAGAGCCATCTTCTAATGTCTTGTAGGTACCTGCTGTATCGTCAGTTCCATTCGCATTGCTATTACTTAAAGAAGTAGTCAAAGAGGTTAATTCCTCTCTCGCTATGCGCAACTTCTCAAGAATTATTGCTTTAAATTCCTGTAATTCAGCATCACTGTACCGTGTTTTCTCTGTGTTTCCCATACTTTAAATTTTTTCTATTGATAGCAATAAATTCTCTCCGTCAATTTCGATAGCATCGCCATTTGCCAGGGCACTATCGAATTTCAGACTGTCGGCCAAAATTTCCGTACAAATATACGAGAAATTATTATCTACAGCTTGTTGAATTTCAGTATTTTGACTTAAGGTCACATTTATTCGGTCAGTAACTTCAAATCCTTTGTCTTTTCTGAGATTTTGGATGCGGTTAATAAGCTCTCTTGCCATCCCTTCTTCCTTTAACTCTGCAGAAATATTAACGTCTAAAGCTACCGTTAAACGTCCTAAATTAGCAACTTGCCATCCTTCTACGTCCTCTGCTATGATTTCTACATCATCGCTGCTAATTACATATTCCGTGCCAGTTAACTGGACGGATCCTTGATTTTCTAGTGCTTGGATCTGGGCAGCATCCATATTTTGGATTGCACTGGCTACCACTTTCATATCCTTACCTACCTTAGCACCAAGGACTTTGAAGTTAGGTTTTACCTTTTTCTTAATAATACCGGTAGTGTCCGTAATAAATTCAATATCCTTGATATTTGTTTCTGAAAGGATCAGGTCTTTTACCTTTTCTACTTTCTCTTGGAAGGAACTGTCCAGTACAGGCACCAAAATCTTGCTCAATGGTTGTCTAACATTGATCCCTGTTTTCTTTCTCAAGGAAAGGGTCAAGGATGATATATCTTGGGCCAAGGCCATACGTTCTTCCAATTCTTTATCTACCAAGTCCTCATGGTAAGCTGGATAGTCTGCCAAGTGAACCGACTCATACTTTTCTTTGCCTGTTGCTGCATTTAAGTCCAAATACAATTGGTCTGCAAAGAATGGTGAGATCGGTGCTATTAATTTTGCAATGGTATCCAAACAGGTATATAAGGTTTGGTAAGCCGAGATCTTATCTTGTGAATATTCTCCTTTCCAGAAACGGCGACGGCATAAACGAACATACCAGTTGCTCAAATGCTCATCTACAAAATTCTGGATCGCACGGGCTGCCTTGGTAGGCTCATAATCTGCATAGAATCCATCAACTTCCTTACTCAAACTGTTCAATAAAGAAAGGATCCAACGGTCAATTTCAGGACGGTGTTTTAATGGAATCTCAGGCTCTGCATAATTGAATTTGTCAATATTGGCATAAAGCGCAAAGAATGCATATGTATTATATAAGGTGCCGAAGAACTTACGACGAACTTCATCCAAGCCTTCTACATTAAATTTCAGGTTGTCCCATGGTGCGGCATTGCTGATCATGTACCAACGGGTTGCATCTGCTGAATATTTGTCGATCGTAGCAAATGGATCCACGCCATTTCCTAGACGCTTGGACATCTTGTTGCCATTCTTGTCCAGTACCAATCCATTCGAAACTACGTTCTTGAAGGCAATCGATCCGCGTACCATGGTTGAAATCGCATGCAAGGTAAAGAACCAACCGCGTGTTTGATCAACACCTTCTGCGATGAAATCAGCAGGGAAAGCCGAAAAGTATTCATCCTTGAAAGGAAGTGCTTCACCTTTTTCCAATTTATCGTAATCCAATCCCCATTGCGCATAAGGCATTGCTCCTGAATCAAACCATACGTCGATCAAGTCCGGTTCACGGAATAATTTCTGCCCGCCATCGGAAACCAAGATGATATCATCCACATAAGGTCTATGTAGGTCTAATTCATCGGTTCCAAATTTATCCAGATAGGATTTGTTGGTTGCTTTTTCATCTTCGGTCAGGACATCTGAATTTAATGAAGCTTCCAGGTAAGATTTCAGTTCAGGCATTGAACCTATGCAGATCTCCTCATTCTCGTCTTCACTTCTCCAGATAGGTAGGGGAGTTCCCCAATATCTTGAACGGGAAAGGTTCCAGTCAACCAGGTTTTCCAACCAGTTGCCAAAGCGCCCAGTTCCTGTTGCCTCTGGCTTCCAGTTAATAGTTTTATTCAAAGCCACCAGTTCTTCCTTTACCGCTGTTGTTTTGATAAACCAGCTATCCAATGGATAGTATAGTACCGGTTTGTCCGTTCTCCAGCAGTGCGGATAGGTGTGCTCATATTTCTTAACATCAAATGCTTTGTTCTCTTCCTTAAGTTTGATGGCGATCAATACATCCGTTGGACGGAAATCTTTGTCCGCACGCTCTTCATTGGAATAATATTCTTCTTTTACAAAACGGCCAGCAAAATCGGTGATTTCTTTTACGAATTTACCGGTCTTGTCCACGGTTGGCACTTCTTTTCCGTTTTCATCAAGAACCATGATGGATGGAATACCATTCTCACGAGCTACCCTAAAGTCATCTGCACCATAGGTTGGTGAAGTATGCACGATACCAGTACCGTCTTCAGTGGTCACAAAGTCGCCTAAGATGACACGGAATGCTTTTTCCCTTAGCTCTTCAGAAGTCACATAAGGCATCAATTGATGATAGCGCAAGCCTTCGATTTCTGCTCCTTTAAATTCCTCTACGATTTCCCAAGGGATAACCTTATCACCAAATTTATAGTCTTGGAAGGAAACCTGCTGACCATCAGCTTTAAAGTGCTTTGATATCAGGTTTTTTGCCAAGATCACCGAAACAGCCGTTCCAGTGTATTGGTTGAAGGTTTTCACTTTGACATAGTCAATATTTTTACCCACTGTCAAGGCGCTGTTTCCAGGTAAGGTCCAAGGTGTGGTCGTCCAGGCCAAGAAAGCCACGTCCTCATCTTGGTTTTCCACCAAACGATCCATCATTGGGTGGATCTGTTGTTTATCCAAACGGAATTCAGCAACAATCGTAGTGTCCTTAACGTCCTTATAGGTTCCAGGTTGGTTCAATTCATGCGAACTCAATCCCGTTCCCGCAGCAGGAGAGTATGGTTGGATCGTATAGCCCTTATAAAGCAATCCTTTTTTATAAAGATCCTTCAATAAGAACCATAGGGTCTCGATATATTCATTTTGGTAAGTAATATAAGGATGTTCCAGGTCTACCCAATAGCCCATTTTCTGGGTCAGGTCGTTCCATACATCCGTATATTTCATGACTTCCTTACGGCAGGCATCATTATAGTCCTTCACGGAAATTTTCTTACCGATATCTTCTTTAGTGATACCTAAAGTCTTTTCAACAGCTAATTCAATCGGCAAACCATGGGTATCCCAACCACCTTTACGTTTAACCTGATAACCTTTCAAAGTCTTATAACGGCAAAAAATATCCTTGATCGTTCTCGCCATAACATGGTGGATACCAGGCATTCCATTCGCTGATGGAGGTCCCTCGTAGAAAGTGTAGGGTTTGCTGGCTGGACGGTTGGAGATACTCTTCGCAAAGATGTCGTCAGTCTCCCAACGTTTCAATACCTCTTTGCCTATTTCTGAAAGATTTAACTGCTTATATTCCTTGTACATCACGTAATCTAATTCTGATTTTTAAAGGTGGCTAATTTAGTGAAAAATTTGCACAAATTATAGATAGCTGGGATTGGGGGATTTGAACCAGGATGGAATGGATGGGAGGATAGACCAAGATTATGGAATGAACCAGGATGGAATGGATGGGAGGATAGGCCAAGATTATTTTTGAACCCCAGCAGGGGTGACATATTTGTAGAAATTGGATGTTTGAAAAGGCGAACCCAAAGGGTGGGTGAAATGTTTTTCAACAATTCCTCTTTATGGGTTTAAAACAAAAAAAACAGTTTACTCATCTTACGATTCGCAATGATCAATGTCCTCATAAAAAAAACAATAGATTCTTCGCTTCACTCTGAATCCCTCATTAGCACATTTTTATTCTGAACGATCAGTGAGGAATCTGTACGGTTTTCCCATCTACGACCCTGTCATTCTTTACCGAAGGTAAAGGACCTGTTCGCCAATGCAGCCTATGAGGCAATACTTTTTATGTTGTTTTTTAATAATTATGGGATTGCAGTATTCCGAGATTCTTCCTTCGTCAGAATGACTGGAAGGCGGAAACCGCAGTTGCAGGACCTGTTCGCCAATGCAAACTTTGAGGCAATACTTTTTATGTTGTTTTTTAATAATTATGGGATTGCAGTATTCCGAGATTCTTCCTTCGTCAGAATGACTGGAAGGCGGAAACCGCAGTTGCAGGACCTGTACGCCAATGCAAACTTTGAGGCAATACTTTTTATGTTGTTTTTTAATAATTATGGGATTGCAGTATTCCGAGATTCTTCCTTCGTCAGAATGACTGGAAGGCGGAAACCGCAGTTGCAGGACCTGTTCGCCAATGCAGCTTATGAGGCAATACTGTTTTTGTTGTTATTTAAATAAATATGGGTTTGCTGAATTCCGAGATTCTTCCTTCGTCAGGACGACTAGAAGGCGGAAACCGAAGGTTGTTGGTTGTTGATCCAAGAAATTCTGTAGGTTTTTTATGCCTTTAGGGCATCATAATGCTAAGTGGAAGAGGCATTAAAAAAGGCTTCGCCAAAATAGACAGTTTGAATAGTTTTGCTGCGCAGGCGTGTAAAAATTAAACAACAGATTTTTGGGTATTCTCGCTAGCGATATTTCAATACTGACTGTCGATGTACAAGGCGAAACCTTTTAACGGCAATATTTTTTATTTATGCAGAGAAGCTGCTTCCGCAACCACAAGTGCTTGTTGCGTTTGGATTATTGAATGTAAATCCGCGAGCATCTAGACCGTTTTTAAAGTCGATCTCCATTCCTGCTAAATATAGCCCATGAGCTTTGTTCATAAAGACACGCATGCCCTGAATGTTATATTCTGTATCGCCATCCTTGATTTGGTCGAATCCCAAAATGTAGCTCATCCCTGAACAACCTCCACCCTCTACGCCAATGCGCAATCCAAAATCAGCACCGATTTCTTGTTGGTCGATCAGTTTGTTTAGTTCGTTTAGTGCACCTTCGGTAAAAGTTACCGGAGCTACAGCTGTCAAATTATCTGAAGCCATATTAATTTCCTCTGAATTTACAGCTACAAAAATACATATTTTTCGCTTTCCTTTTAGTAAGCAACCTTATTATGACAATCGGCAAACAGAGACCAGAAGGGGAATGAAGGGCATATGGCAGTAGAAAAATTGCTTATTCATCGAATTGGGAGGCTCAGGAATACTATCGCTAACATGTGGTCGTTTTATGATTGGGAGGTTCAACAGTCCGTTATTCAATTGAGAAAAAACTTAACAAAATGGCAATCCTTAAAAATCATTGGAGAAATTTAGGTAATTATAAGCCCATTTCTTTGTAATTATCTATATTTGCAACAAATTTGAAATTTTAATACCCCCCCAATAAAAAATATCAATATGGAAAGAGATCAATCCATTTTTAATCTAATTGCCGAGGAGCTAAAACGCCAAGAAGAAGGTATTGAGCTTATCGCTTCAGAAAACTTTGTGAGCAAGCAGGTTATGGAAGCCGCTGGTTCTGTTTTGACCAACAAATACGCAGAAGGACTTCCAGGAAAACGTTACTATGGAGGTTGTGAAGTTGTGGATAAAATTGAAACAATTGCCATCGACCGTGCAAAAGAATTGTTTGGCGCTGAATGGGTGAACGTACAGCCTCACTCTG contains:
- a CDS encoding acyl-CoA thioesterase, whose translation is MQDKYARESYTEMNELVLPNDTNTFGNLMGGRLLYWMDICSAMAAQKHCNNQVVTVSVDNVSFKRSIKLGEVVTIEAQVTRAFNTSVEVRMEIFAQNLPQGTKVKSNEAYYTFVSIDESDRPKAIPKLIPESDKEKTLYDEAMQRRELRLLLAGKLKPENATEIKNLVNLFEHKG
- a CDS encoding SDR family oxidoreductase yields the protein MDQLSSNIRVLITGSNGFLGQKLTDFILKETDYSLCCTSHSENRNPNNQGYQFVQLDLLDSEGLIQLLGSFNPTHIVHTAAMTSVEACEQDPETCNKLNVEVVKLLSEQCKAKDIHLTFLSTDFVFDGKNGPYDELAETNPCNAYGQSKLDAEQAVLHSGCRAAILRTILVYGIIADRNRSNLVLWAKSKLEAQEAIKVVSDQWRMPTWVDDLANACLRCIERNAEGIYHISSDKMFSVLEAVEELADYWSFDKSLISPIQAAEIGQAENRPRKTGFILDKAIRELGFKPTPFRESLTYIDQQYTFFRK
- a CDS encoding M20/M25/M40 family metallo-hydrolase, with the protein product MKNLRVLFSIALCLAILGSAHLAIAQVNPKNLKKHIKYLSADKMLGRETGMKGSSKAADYVEKYFKKYKLEPKGENGYRQNFPAKVTKVKIENAERRSDNIIGFLDNAAPYTIVIGAHYDHLGKGEIGGSKDSLGVGKIHNGADDNASGVAGLLELARHYATNDIKEPFNFLFIGFGAEELGLIGSKYFTENPTIPLASIQWMLNMDMIGRYNPDNGLAVIGYGTSSAFPKIFEGISSTIKFNKSRDGNGGSDQTSFYRKNIPVLFFHTGGHDDYHKPTDDEERIDYKAMEAILKLEIDVLDNSMKQPKMDFQWTN
- a CDS encoding lipoprotein signal peptidase, with product MKGYSKPVLLIIIILLVDQISKFWVKLNMTIGQDFKVLGDKFLIHFIENPGMAYGMEFGGEYGKLFLSVFRIIAVMGIGYGLHYMVKNKYNRGFILNVALIFAGALGNIIDSAFYGLIFSESTPFSKAVLFPDGGGYASFLHGKVVDMLYFPLISGTFPTWFPIWGGEDFLFFRPVFNIADSAISVGVFLILIFQKRYFKEEHDEKSHANSEIVED
- a CDS encoding TraR/DksA C4-type zinc finger protein gives rise to the protein MGNTEKTRYSDAELQEFKAIILEKLRIAREELTSLTTSLSNSNANGTDDTAGTYKTLEDGSATLEKEQINQLAARQKKFIDNLEAALVRIENKTYGICRETGKLIQKERLKAVPHTTLSIEAKNKQY
- the ileS gene encoding isoleucine--tRNA ligase — encoded protein: MYKEYKQLNLSEIGKEVLKRWETDDIFAKSISNRPASKPYTFYEGPPSANGMPGIHHVMARTIKDIFCRYKTLKGYQVKRKGGWDTHGLPIELAVEKTLGITKEDIGKKISVKDYNDACRKEVMKYTDVWNDLTQKMGYWVDLEHPYITYQNEYIETLWFLLKDLYKKGLLYKGYTIQPYSPAAGTGLSSHELNQPGTYKDVKDTTIVAEFRLDKQQIHPMMDRLVENQDEDVAFLAWTTTPWTLPGNSALTVGKNIDYVKVKTFNQYTGTAVSVILAKNLISKHFKADGQQVSFQDYKFGDKVIPWEIVEEFKGAEIEGLRYHQLMPYVTSEELREKAFRVILGDFVTTEDGTGIVHTSPTYGADDFRVARENGIPSIMVLDENGKEVPTVDKTGKFVKEITDFAGRFVKEEYYSNEERADKDFRPTDVLIAIKLKEENKAFDVKKYEHTYPHCWRTDKPVLYYPLDSWFIKTTAVKEELVALNKTINWKPEATGTGRFGNWLENLVDWNLSRSRYWGTPLPIWRSEDENEEICIGSMPELKSYLEASLNSDVLTEDEKATNKSYLDKFGTDELDLHRPYVDDIILVSDGGQKLFREPDLIDVWFDSGAMPYAQWGLDYDKLEKGEALPFKDEYFSAFPADFIAEGVDQTRGWFFTLHAISTMVRGSIAFKNVVSNGLVLDKNGNKMSKRLGNGVDPFATIDKYSADATRWYMISNAAPWDNLKFNVEGLDEVRRKFFGTLYNTYAFFALYANIDKFNYAEPEIPLKHRPEIDRWILSLLNSLSKEVDGFYADYEPTKAARAIQNFVDEHLSNWYVRLCRRRFWKGEYSQDKISAYQTLYTCLDTIAKLIAPISPFFADQLYLDLNAATGKEKYESVHLADYPAYHEDLVDKELEERMALAQDISSLTLSLRKKTGINVRQPLSKILVPVLDSSFQEKVEKVKDLILSETNIKDIEFITDTTGIIKKKVKPNFKVLGAKVGKDMKVVASAIQNMDAAQIQALENQGSVQLTGTEYVISSDDVEIIAEDVEGWQVANLGRLTVALDVNISAELKEEGMARELINRIQNLRKDKGFEVTDRINVTLSQNTEIQQAVDNNFSYICTEILADSLKFDSALANGDAIEIDGENLLLSIEKI
- a CDS encoding iron-sulfur cluster assembly accessory protein, with protein sequence MASDNLTAVAPVTFTEGALNELNKLIDQQEIGADFGLRIGVEGGGCSGMSYILGFDQIKDGDTEYNIQGMRVFMNKAHGLYLAGMEIDFKNGLDARGFTFNNPNATSTCGCGSSFSA